A single Triticum dicoccoides isolate Atlit2015 ecotype Zavitan chromosome 2A, WEW_v2.0, whole genome shotgun sequence DNA region contains:
- the LOC119355532 gene encoding uncharacterized protein LOC119355532: protein MAAMARSNSSNGHGYHHEASTTSSSSSSTSLARGRRSLEQQVPGTPGRPLLFLTSSSSSPAHPQLVSSRRSVPSKWEDAEKWLTQSSDHRGHHHGKAASKQHHIGGPVPATARRTSLDANALALYTLPAEVLLKDKYTDNVEPSKESFVFRSSYCEPAKNGAAAVTCGDDDFHRRDVGTEMTPLGSSPTSRCHTPVKSTSPARHNTPTGRSGPLVPYNSGSGMDISELTDCHFAKLDLGAQFDSMLVNWSSKEEEEEEVSKSLRHFEASAGDGGRACDKRVAAVTECRWEDDERAKSCIRYQREEAKIQAWINLESAKAEAQSRKLEVKIQKMRSNLEEKLMKRMTSVHRRGEEWRAAAQAQHLQQLRRATTEHQARRVKTISHHLSGTGSNASCGCFPCNSDNIISGNLLNY from the exons ATGGCGGCCATGGCCAGGAGCAACAGCAGCAATGGCCACGGCTACCACCACGAGGCGTCcaccacttcctcctcctcttcctccacgtCGTTGGCTCGGGGGCGGAGATCACTGGAGCAGCAGGTCCCCGGGACACCGGGGCGGCCGTTGCTGTTCCTCACCTCATCCTCCTCGAGCCCGGCCCACCCCCAGCTCGTCTCCTCGAGGAGGTCAGTACCTTCCAAGTGGGAGGACGCGGAGAAGTGGCTGACGCAGTCGTCCGACCACCGCGGCCATCACCATGGCAAGGCGGCCTCCAAGCAGCACCACATCGGAGGACCGGTGCCGGCAACGGCGAGGAGGACCTCACTAGACGCCAATGCGCTTGCTTTGTACACACTACCTGCAGAGGTGCTCCTCAAAG ACAAGTACACCGACAACGTGGAGCCGTCCAAAGAGAGCTTCGTGTTCCGGAGCTCCTACTGCGAGCCGGCCAAGAATGGCGCTGCGGCGGTGACCTGCGGAGATGATGACTTCCACCGGAGGGACGTCGGCACGGAGATGACGCCCCTGGGGAGCTCCCCGACCTCACGGTGCCACACGCCGGTCAAAAGCACCTCCCCGGCAAGGCACAACACGCCGACGGGCCGGTCGGGGCCCCTTGTGCCGTACAACAGCGGCAGTGGCATGGACATCTCGGAGCTGACGGACTGCCATTTCGCCAAGCTGGACCTGGGCGCGCAGTTCGATTCCATGCTCGTCAACTGGAGctccaaggaggaggaggaagaggaggtgtcCAAGAGCCTCAGGCACTTCGAGGCCAGCGCCGGCGACGGCGGCAGAGCCTGCGATAAGCGGGTTGCCGCCGTCACCGAGTGCCGGTGGGAAGACGATGAGAGAGCCAAGAGTTGCATAAG GTATCAGAGGGAAGAGGCAAAGATTCAGGCCTGGATTAACCTGGAGAGTGCCAAAGCTGAAGCACAATCCAGAAAGCTAGAG GTGAAGATTCAGAAGATGCGATCGAACCTGGAGGAGAAGCTGATGAAGAGGATGACGAGCGTGCACAGGCGCGGCGAGGAGTGGCGCGCGGCGGCGCAGGCGCAGCACCTGCAGCAGCTCCGGCGCGCCACCACGGAGCACCAGGCCCGGCGGGTGAAGACGATCAGCCACCACCTCTCCGGGACCGGGAGCAATGCGTCCTGCGGCTGCTTCCCCTGCAACAGTGACAACATCATCAGCGGCAACCTCCTCAACTATTAG